The DNA segment ATAAGGCGATGCCAATAATTCCAAGAATGTATCCGTCAGAAACTTGCCCCATAAATGTGCCAAGCGTAAGCTTTTTATGAATGGCTGAGTACGGAGCTTTATCAAAGCTTATTGTTGTTTTGTTTGTTTCCAGTCCCATCATATCTTCTCCCTTAATAAAAGATTTGTTCACAAAAAATCAGCCCTACGCTATTCTTGCTCCCTCCCTTTTTTGTAGGCGATTGCATCCAACTCTAATAAACAGCCATGTATAATCTCGCCGGCACCAAGACAAAGCCGTGCAGGACGATGAGTACCCATAAACTCTGAGTAGACTTCATTAAAACCATCGAAGTCATCCATACTTGTAAGAAAGACTGTAGTCTTAGCAATGTTTGAAATACTTAGGCCAGCGGCTTGAAGAACTCCCCGTAGATTGCATAGAGTTTGCACAGTTTGTTCTTGGATTGTTGAGCCGACTAATTGTCCGTTAGCTGGATGAAGCGGTACCTGACCGGAAATATAATAAGTGTTACCTGCAGCGACACAGTGGCTGTAAGGGCCGACAACTTCACCTGCTTCATTGGAGTTATAAAATTTCAAGTTGTGCTCCTTTGTAGTAGTATTTCTGCTGGGAGAATGTATCGCTGTTACATTCTCCCAGCAGAGGATGTGGGGGTAAGGACTTGT comes from the Halodesulfovibrio marinisediminis DSM 17456 genome and includes:
- a CDS encoding RidA family protein; this encodes MKFYNSNEAGEVVGPYSHCVAAGNTYYISGQVPLHPANGQLVGSTIQEQTVQTLCNLRGVLQAAGLSISNIAKTTVFLTSMDDFDGFNEVYSEFMGTHRPARLCLGAGEIIHGCLLELDAIAYKKGREQE